From Pigmentibacter ruber, a single genomic window includes:
- a CDS encoding NAD-glutamate dehydrogenase domain-containing protein: protein MTMLKIHSQKWLSEVELLDSDLEPSEYLKPANIEKFFAGITDSNAQGNAKRGILDEISKGLENTVSWFLSQMPPLYLWSTSQQAIMDDILEIVSGKVLAEKQVAERYSASSQTITLIAPGEHSSATVKIASLLYRHHAKNARLFNTLDKKIGLCELYQAPYNNSATWESKNAKDKLDSLKTILASKSRVMVDAFIQSLDKDYVEIATVKQMAIAYEAVNYNIENENTFVNLTTIVDEQTKDARVRVDICLKHFPVHAAMENIIGIFTRYNFQVRRLLANEINMPNNQKFTVLHLIAASPTGEVITDNMKAWGKVLKSLKTLSYVDHGDEFSNLLLGDSPFSLNETNLVRAMANWVHIFLTKQNPYYYSTDRVSKVIANNFNYMEYCIRYFRARFDPRFEGDRKKEAAVFYDYIKAIYSDLNDIVEKNILKEGLNFLSHILKTNYFLISKGGLTFRMDPTILDKQYYPETPYGIFYMIGRNFRAFQVRYRDISRGGMRVVMPRNSGDYENALAGIFDEVNGLASAQQLKNKDIPEGGSKCVMVVRPGGDKNEAVKAAISGLLDLIVTDPKTGVLADGIIDYYGKDEIIYLGPDENLTDDLIVWIIQHALHRKYKYAYAFMSSKPDFGINHKTYGVTSEGVNVYVDNVLRYLGLQNSNFRVKMTGGPDGDVAGNELNILYREYGERCRVIAIGDGFGAAYDPKGLNWQELLRLFKESKSIVEFNPNKLSGDSKAFVIAANTKENTRIRDSLYATAEAEIFIPAGGRPYTVKESNWDKYLLPNGRPSSLAIVEGANIFFTKEARQKIVDSGVVVIKDSSANKAGVSCSSYEIIACLTILPEEFAEIKDIYVKQVLDIIRRNADLEAKLLFREWLKNKNETDLVKLSYEISAEINQAKDILLNKLNELSDEELSAGKFTFVLMKHCPKVLVEKYKDRILNRLPRAHKIAILSAHMASHVIYREGLNWLESMETEQIFKVALDYIDAERNIEKMVAELQQSNLSFKDEIVEVLKVAGAKYLASSKA from the coding sequence ATGACCATGCTCAAGATTCATAGTCAAAAGTGGTTAAGTGAAGTCGAATTATTAGATTCCGATTTAGAACCTTCTGAGTATTTAAAACCTGCTAACATAGAGAAATTTTTTGCGGGTATTACTGATTCAAATGCGCAAGGAAATGCAAAAAGAGGGATTCTGGATGAAATATCTAAGGGTCTTGAAAATACTGTATCGTGGTTTTTGTCACAAATGCCTCCCCTTTATTTATGGTCAACTTCGCAACAAGCAATAATGGATGACATATTGGAAATAGTATCGGGAAAAGTTCTTGCTGAGAAGCAAGTTGCAGAAAGATATTCAGCATCTTCCCAAACTATAACGTTAATTGCCCCAGGTGAACATTCATCCGCAACAGTGAAGATAGCTTCCCTTTTATATCGTCACCATGCAAAAAATGCTAGATTGTTTAATACATTAGATAAAAAAATAGGTTTATGTGAACTTTATCAAGCTCCATATAACAATTCTGCTACTTGGGAATCTAAAAATGCTAAAGATAAACTTGATTCTTTAAAAACAATACTAGCAAGCAAATCAAGAGTGATGGTCGATGCCTTTATCCAATCATTGGACAAGGACTATGTTGAAATAGCGACTGTTAAACAAATGGCAATTGCATACGAAGCTGTTAATTATAACATAGAAAATGAAAATACGTTTGTAAATTTAACTACTATTGTAGATGAGCAAACAAAAGATGCGCGTGTGCGAGTAGATATCTGTTTAAAACATTTTCCTGTTCATGCAGCAATGGAAAATATCATCGGTATTTTTACAAGATATAATTTTCAAGTAAGAAGACTTCTTGCTAATGAAATAAATATGCCAAATAATCAAAAGTTTACAGTTCTACATCTGATAGCTGCTAGCCCTACTGGAGAAGTAATCACCGATAATATGAAAGCTTGGGGAAAAGTTTTAAAAAGTTTAAAAACTCTTTCTTATGTTGATCATGGAGATGAATTTTCCAATTTATTATTAGGTGACAGTCCATTTAGCCTTAATGAAACAAACCTAGTTAGAGCAATGGCAAATTGGGTTCATATTTTCTTAACTAAGCAGAACCCTTATTACTATTCAACTGATAGAGTTTCAAAAGTAATTGCAAATAATTTTAACTATATGGAATATTGTATTCGTTACTTTAGAGCTAGATTTGATCCACGTTTTGAAGGTGATAGAAAAAAAGAAGCAGCAGTTTTTTATGATTATATAAAAGCTATTTATTCTGATTTAAATGATATTGTTGAAAAAAATATTCTAAAAGAAGGATTAAACTTTCTATCACATATTTTAAAAACAAATTATTTTTTAATATCAAAAGGTGGTTTAACATTCCGCATGGATCCAACCATTTTAGATAAACAATATTATCCAGAAACACCATATGGTATTTTTTATATGATTGGTAGAAATTTTAGGGCATTTCAAGTGCGTTACCGCGATATTTCACGCGGTGGAATGCGAGTTGTTATGCCGAGAAATTCTGGCGATTATGAAAATGCTTTGGCAGGTATATTTGATGAGGTTAATGGCCTTGCATCAGCTCAGCAGTTGAAAAATAAAGACATTCCTGAAGGCGGAAGTAAATGTGTGATGGTTGTCCGTCCTGGTGGAGATAAAAATGAAGCTGTGAAAGCTGCAATTTCAGGATTGTTAGATTTAATAGTAACAGATCCTAAAACTGGTGTACTTGCTGATGGTATTATTGATTATTACGGTAAAGATGAAATTATTTATCTTGGACCAGATGAAAATTTAACTGATGATCTTATTGTTTGGATTATTCAACACGCTTTACATAGAAAATATAAATATGCATATGCATTTATGTCATCTAAACCTGATTTTGGAATCAATCATAAAACATATGGTGTTACCTCAGAAGGTGTGAATGTTTATGTTGACAATGTGTTACGTTATTTAGGGTTACAAAATTCAAACTTTAGAGTCAAAATGACAGGCGGACCAGATGGAGATGTTGCTGGGAACGAGTTGAATATTTTGTACCGTGAATATGGTGAGCGTTGCCGTGTTATAGCTATAGGTGATGGCTTTGGAGCGGCATACGATCCTAAAGGACTCAATTGGCAAGAATTGCTTAGATTATTTAAAGAATCAAAATCTATTGTTGAGTTTAATCCTAATAAACTTAGTGGAGATTCTAAAGCATTTGTCATTGCGGCTAATACTAAAGAAAATACAAGAATTAGAGACAGCCTATATGCTACTGCAGAAGCTGAAATTTTTATTCCAGCAGGAGGTAGACCCTATACTGTTAAAGAAAGTAACTGGGATAAGTATTTATTACCGAATGGTAGACCAAGTTCACTTGCAATAGTAGAAGGTGCAAACATCTTCTTTACAAAAGAAGCAAGACAAAAAATTGTTGATAGTGGAGTTGTTGTCATAAAAGACAGTTCAGCTAATAAAGCAGGTGTGAGTTGTTCTTCTTATGAAATAATTGCCTGTTTGACAATTCTGCCAGAAGAATTTGCTGAAATTAAAGATATATATGTTAAGCAAGTTTTAGACATAATAAGAAGAAATGCAGATTTAGAAGCTAAACTCTTATTTAGAGAATGGTTAAAAAATAAAAATGAAACTGATTTAGTTAAGTTAAGCTATGAAATATCAGCTGAAATTAATCAAGCAAAAGATATATTGTTAAATAAACTAAATGAACTTAGTGATGAAGAATTATCAGCTGGTAAATTTACATTTGTTCTAATGAAACACTGTCCTAAAGTTCTAGTTGAAAAATATAAAGACAGAATTCTTAATAGACTACCAAGAGCACATAAAATAGCTATTTTAAGTGCACATATGGCAAGTCATGTGATCTATAGAGAAGGACTTAATTGGCTAGAATCTATGGAAACAGAACAAATTTTTAAGGTAGCTCTTGATTATATAGACGCAGAACGTAACATTGAAAAAATGGTAGCTGAGTTGCAACAAAGTAACCTATCATTTAAAGATGAAATAGTTGAAGTTTTAAAAGTCGCTGGTGCTAAGTATCTCGCATCTAGTAAAGCATAA